The following are encoded together in the Daucus carota subsp. sativus chromosome 5, DH1 v3.0, whole genome shotgun sequence genome:
- the LOC108224054 gene encoding scarecrow-like protein 15, with protein MKVPFTSPQFETTHKFYEPKSVLDLRRSPSPPLADKPAPLPHLSHYSATDSDLTLHHLDQDEHALSHLEDWDSLMRDLGLHDDNNSLHLSRSIPQDPILPPPQHLITDLPIPSYDQSSNFEFTNFHSSFATDQALMSQYNSEFDFVDELIRLAECFETNSLQLAQAILAPLNHRLSSPNGKPLQRAAFYFKEALQSLLTGNTLPDNSSENVVQTIKAYRTFSNVSPIPMFANFTANQAILEAVEGAMIVHVIDFDIGFGGQWASFMREIAENRKSNPPVIRITAIVPEDYAMESRLMTENLCQFARELNIGFEIDFISVRTFEFLSFKSVKFAEGEKIAVLLSPTIFRRIGAGFVTDLRRISPHVVVHVDFEGSIASSFRQAVIEGLEFYSTVFESLEAANVGVCGGDWIRKIEMFVMLPKIISAMEAAGRRETPWREVFAGAGFRAVGLSQFADFQAECLLRRVQVRGFHVAKRQAEMVLCWHDRALVATSAWRF; from the coding sequence ATGAAAGTCCCATTCACCTCACCCCAATTCGAAACCACCCACAAATTCTACGAGCCCAAGTCCGTCCTCGATCTCCGCCGCAGCCCCAGCCCCCCTCTCGCCGACAAACCCGCACCCCTGCCTCATCTCAGCCACTACTCCGCCACCGACTCTGACCTCACTCTTCACCACCTGGATCAAGACGAGCATGCTCTGAGCCACCTGGAAGATTGGGACTCACTCATGAGGGACTTAGGCCTCCATGACGATAACAATTCTCTTCACTTGTCTAGATCAATTCCTCAGGACCCTATTCTTCCTCCACCTCAGCACCTGATCACCGATCTTCCGATTCCTTCGTACGATCAATCGTCTAATTTCGAGTTCACTAACTTCCACTCCAGTTTCGCGACCGATCAAGCACTTATGAGCCAGTACAACTCTGAGTTCGATTTTGTAGATGAGCTGATCAGGCTCGCTGAGTGCTTCGAGACTAATTCGCTACAGCTGGCGCAGGCGATACTTGCGCCACTCAATCACCGCCTCTCGTCCCCAAACGGTAAGCCGCTGCAACGCGCGGCTTTCTATTTTAAGGAAGCGCTGCAGTCTCTGCTTACTGGAAATACTCTGCCTGATAACTCTTCTGAAAATGTTGTTCAGACTATCAAGGCTTACAGGACGTTCTCTAATGTCTCACCGATCCCGATGTTCGCCAACTTCACCGCCAATCAGGCGATTCTCGAGGCGGTGGAAGGCGCGATGATCGTCCACGTCATCGATTTCGACATCGGGTTCGGTGGACAATGGGCCTCGTTCATGAGAGAAATCGCGGAGAATCGGAAAAGTAATCCACCGGTTATTCGGATCACGGCGATTGTCCCGGAGGACTATGCTATGGAGTCTAGACTTATGACGGAGAATTTGTGTCAATTTGCTCGGGAGCTGAATATTGGATTCGAAATCGATTTCATTTCGGTGCGGACGTTCGAATTCTTGTCGTTCAAGTCCGTGAAATTCGCGGAAGGTGAGAAGATTGCTGTGCTGTTATCTCCGACGATCTTCCGTCGAATCGGCGCCGGTTTCGTGACGGATCTGCGGCGAATTTCGCCGCACGTGGTGGTGCACGTTGATTTCGAAGGCTCGATAGCGTCTTCGTTTCGACAGGCCGTGATTGAAGGCCTGGAATTCTACTCCACCGTGTTTGAGTCACTGGAAGCGGCGAATGTCGGCGTCTGCGGCGGCGACTGGATCAGAAAGATTGAGATGTTCGTGATGCTCCCGAAGATAATCTCAGCTATGGAAGCGGCAGGCCGCCGTGAGACGCCGTGGAGGGAGGTGTTCGCCGGCGCCGGGTTTAGGGCAGTAGGGTTGAGTCAGTTTGCTGATTTTCAAGCGGAGTGTTTACTCAGGAGGGTCCAGGTGAGGGGGTTCCACGTGGCGAAACGACAGGCTGAGATGGTGCTTTGTTGGCACGATCGGGCCCTAGTGGCCACGTCAGCATGGAGGTTCTAA
- the LOC135152743 gene encoding uncharacterized protein LOC135152743: MLKLQNWKARYGVSDSAFNDLLSTVGSFLPQDNTLPVNSYEAKKTYSNLGLEYTKFHACPNECVLYRGVYETASECPKCKLSRWKVGKDGRERYKVPAKVMWYFPIIPRFKRMFKSSSTAELLTWHSTNQRIPDGQMRHPADSPSWRNIDYRWPAFGSEPRNLRLALAADGINPHNNGLTNRYSCWPVVLVTYNLPPWLCMKRKFMMLTILVSGPHEPGNNIDVFLQPLVDDLKKLWEEGRLCYGRLMILSAYGNLSGCVNKGYLGCPVCGDDTVAKYLPYSRKICYQGHRRYLPRHHPYRKNKVAFNGQQEFGQPRPPLSGQEVLEQQENIKFSFGNEVKKSKKVDCAWKKKSVFFEVEYWKFHYVRHCLDIMHVEKNVCDSLIGTLLNLKFKSKDSEASRLDMMDMGVRTDLAPEQGVKKTYLPPSCFTLTKVEKRKVLKSLSSMKLPYGHSSNIRNCVSMADLKIFGMKSHDCHVLLQQLLPVAIRSVLPKNVRVSIIRLCFFFNTLCNKIVDVSKLDKLQADVVLTLCELEKIFPPSFFDIMIHLIVHLVRELRLCGPVFYRWMYPFERFNKVLKSYVRNRYFPEGCIAEAYLKEESVEFCAEFSRNSFTTAGLPKDQGKLSGPLSAATIKSVEEKERDEAHLHVLLNNSEVFPYIKMHKELLEKLYEGKKKSIQWMIGEHNRLFADWFQNKVITELNEKVEGVSETIRWLAGKPSFNVLTFDGYLVDGIRYFTEERDNARVVQNSGVSLVAKTVQVSSAKDLNPVESDMTFYGRIQDIWELDYHSFKDPLFLCKWADCDRGVKADELGFTLVDLSRQGHKNDKYVSVHQVKQVFYVEDPVDSKWSVVLTSTNRDYHEIYNDDDLGDTILENPPFCSNIPIVDLGVDDDEESNAGNKRKDGEGIWLKK; encoded by the exons ATGTTGAAATTACAGAACTGGAAAGCGAGATATGGTGTTAGTGATAGTGCGTTCAATGATCTGCTCTCGACAGTTGGCTCATTCCTACCTCAGGATAATACATTACCTGTTAACTCATACGAAGCAAAAAAAACTTATTCGAATTTAGGCCTTGAGTATACAAAATTCCACGCGTGTCCCAATGAATGTGTTCTATACAGGGGTGTATATGAGACTGCTTCGGAGTGTCCAAAGTGCAAGCTTTCGCGCTGGAAGGTGGGTAAGGATGGTAGAGAACGGTATAAAGTCCCGGCAAAAGTTATGTGGTACTTTCCGATCATTCCAAGATTTAAACGGATGTTTAAATCTTCTTCGACAGCTGAGTTGTTGACATGGCATTCCACCAACCAAAGAATTCCGGATGGACAGATGCGCCATCCTGCCGACTCACCTTCTTGGCGGAATATCGATTACAGGTGGCCTGCCTTCGGAAGTGAGCCAAGAAATCTTCGACTAGCTTTGGCGGCTGATGGTATCAACCCACATAACAATGGGCTGACCAATCGTTATTCTTGTTGGCCGGTAGTATTGGTAACATATAATCTTCCTCCGTGGTTATGTATGAAGAGGAAATTTATGATGTTAACTATATTAGTCTCCGGTCCACATGAACCAGGTAACAACATTGATGTGTTCTTACAACCGTTAGTTGATGATTTGAAAAAGCTTTGGGAAGAAG GGCGGCTTTGTTATGGACGATTAATGATTTTGTCGGCGTATGGTAATTTGTCTGGCTGTGTCAACAAGGGTTATTTGGGTTGTCCAGTGTGTGGTGATGATACCGTTGCTAAGTACTTGCCTTATAGTAGGAAAATATGTTACCAAGGTCATCGTCGGTATTTACCTAGACATCATCCATACAGGAAGAATAAAGTAGCCTTTAACGGTCAACaagagtttgggcagcccaggCCACCTCTTTCTGGACAAGAGGTGTTAGAACAACaagaaaacattaaattttcttttggaaATGAAGTAAAGAAGTCGAAGAAGGTGGACTGTGCTTGGAAGAAGAAGTCAGTATTTTTTGAGGTAGAATACTGGAAATTCCATTATGTTCGTCACTGCCTTGATATTATGCACGTGGAGAAAAATGTCTGCGATAGTCTAATTGGGACGTTATTGAATTTAAAGTTCAAGTCCAAAGATAGCGAGGCGTCTCGTCTTGATATGATGGACATGGGGGTTAGGACTGATTTAGCTCCAGAACAAGGAGTCAAAAAAACTTATCTGCCTCCTTCCTGTTTTACTCTAACAAAagtagaaaaaagaaaagtgttGAAGTCACTATCATCAATGAAGCTGCCATATGGGCATTCCTCAAACATCAGAAATTGTGTATCCATGGCAGATTTAAAGATATTTGGGATGAAGTCTCATGACTGCCATGTACTTCTTCAACAATTACTCCCTGTAGCTATTCGTTCGGTGCTTCCGAAGAATGTTAGAGTTAGCATAATAAGGCTTTGCTTCTTTTTCAACACTCTGTGCAACAAAATTGTTGACGTGTCAAAACTTGATAAATTGCAAGCCGATGTGGTATTAACCTTATGTGAGCTCGAGAAAATATTCCCCCCCTCTTTTTTCGATATAATGATACATCTAATAGTGCACCTGGTCAGGGAATTACGTTTATGTGGACCGGTTTTCTATAGATGGATGTACCCATTTGAGCGTTTTAATAAAGTGTTGAAAAGTTATGTGCGAAACCGTTATTTTCCGGAAGGCTGTATAGCCGAAGCATACTTGAAAGAAGAATCTGTAGAATTCTGTGCAGAGTTCTCTAGAAATAGTTTCACAACTGCTGGTCTGCCGAAGGACCAAGGCAAACTTTCTGGTCCACTTTCGGCTGCAACAATAAAATCTGTTGAAGAGAAAGAACGAGATGAGGCGCATTTACACGTCCTCTTAAACAACAGTGAAGTGTTTCCATATATTAA GATGCATAAGGAGTTGCTTGAAAAACTTTATGAGGGAAAGAAAAAGTCTATTCAGTGGATGATTGGGGAGCATAATAGGTTGTTTGCTGATTGGTTTCAGAACAAAGTTATTACTGAATTAAATGAGAAAGTCGAAGGTGTTTCAGAAACGATAAGGTGGCTAGCAGGCAAACcatcatttaatgttttaacTTTTGATGGGTATTTAGTTGATGGGATCCGATACTTCACTGAGGAACGAGACAATGCTAGGGTTGTTCAAAATAGTGGAGTCTCTTTAGTTGCTAAAACTGTCCAAGTTTCGAGTGCTAAGGATTTAAATCCCGTAGAAAGTGATATGACATTTTATGGGAGGATTCAAGATATTTGGGAACTAGATTACCACTCATTTAAAGACCCGTTGTTCTTGTGCAAATGGGCTGACTGTGACAGAGGCGTCAAGGCTGACGAACTTGGCTTCACACTTGTGGACCTTAGTCGACAAGGCCACAAGAATGACAAATATGTGTCTGTGCATCAAGTGAAACAAGTTTTCTACGTGGAAGATCCCGTTGATTCTAAATGGTCAGTCGTATTGACCTCAACAAACAGAGATTATCACGAGATCTACAATGATGATGATCTTGGAGATACGATCTTGGAGAACCCCCCATTCTGCTCTAACATCCCCATTGTTGATCTTGGTGTTGATGACGACGAAGAGTCTAATGCTGGCAATAAAAGAAAGGATGGCGAGGGAATCTGGCTGAAGAAGTGA
- the LOC108204003 gene encoding uncharacterized protein LOC108204003 yields MVKKEKRAKEQSKESLDEKKHINESPALLEENPGIPEPDPVTPADTIVSRQTAPQPTESSTQSKKRSSGAARGVCAMHKVVMKKAKGEKLNLRFNQVAVPVGDERHKLQSYIGMLARTMVPIDIPSWPKVDPELKEKIWNDLEDTFELIPESRKRILQSAGAKWRNFKAKLTAEYVQPYVGQKKKLQKPPKQYAFVGKKAWRRFVAVRVTKDWQEENRKQSERVGKRKYPHRVSRKGYIGLEEEEIRSGRLEPAERPDRAIMWKNARKPNDGNISPKLKKKIQQIVRLLIFYFFHFQYHA; encoded by the exons ATGGtaaagaaagagaaaagagcTAAAGAACAATCTAAAGAATCCTTGGATGAGAAGAAGCACATAAATGAATCCCCAGCTCTCCTGGAAGAGAATCCAGGAATACCAGAGCCTGACCCCGTTACTCCAGCGGACACCATTGTTTCCCGCCAGACGGCTCCACAACCCACAGAAAGTAGTACACAATCTAAAAAAAGGTCATCTGGAGCAGCACGAGGTGTTTGTGCTATGCACAAAGTGGTGATGAAGAAAGCGAAGGGAGAGAAATTGAATTTACGGTTCAATCAAGTTGCAGTTCCAGTTGGAGACGAACGGCACAAACTGCAGTCCTATATAGGCATGCTAGCAAGGACAATGGTGCCAATCGACATTCCAAGTTGGCCAAAGGTTGACCCTgaattaaaagagaaaatatgGAATGATCTTGAG GATACATTCGAGCTGATTCCTGAAAGTCGGAAGAGGATTCTACAGTCGGCAGGCGCAAAATGGAGAAATTTCAAGGCTAAATTGACAGCGGAATATGTGCAGCCTTATGTTGGACAGAAGAAGAAGCTACAGAAGCCACCAAAACAATATGCTTTTGTCGGTAAGAAAGCATGGAGACGATTCGTTGCAGTTAGAGTCACAAAAGATTGGCAG GAAGAGAATAGAAAACAGAGTGAGAGAGTGGGAAAACGGAAATATCCACACCGAGTGTCAAGAAAAGGATACATCGGattggaagaagaagaa atacgGTCAGGGAGGTTGGAGCCTGCTGAAAGGCCAGATAGGGCAATTATGTGGAAAAATGCCCGTAAGCCAAATGACGGGAATATTAGCCCAaaactgaaaaagaaaattcaacaAATTGTAAGACTTCTAATTTTCTACTTCTTTCATTTTCAATATCATGCctaa
- the LOC135153028 gene encoding uncharacterized protein LOC135153028: protein MTEVERVHKAFNSVKPKDSVPPRFRVLYKFASTVMKESGNSIPVPCDFEIFGIERTIYLLEENVLVLLEFRMIGQSAISTYMAYLYSLFRDTPSRDLSAMFSFLHPSTYKLNDEFNDYVVQRLKDGVLRMNFLPFNYNLHWILIVFWESEIFILNPLPHYPHPQDLEKALMRAVRSFNAQEGRVNKNPKVKNVLGCPKQPGGT, encoded by the exons ATGACTGAGGTGGAGAGAGTGCATAAAGCATTTAATTCTGTGAAGCCAAAGGACAGTGTGCCTCCTCGTTTTAGGGTGTTGTACAAATTTGCATCGACAGTCATGAAGGAAAGTGGAAACTCAATACCGGTTCCAtgtgattttgaaatttttggaatTGAACGAACGATTTATCTACTTGAAGAGAATGTACTTGTATTGCTAGAGTTTAGAATGATTGGACAGTCTGCTATATCAACATACATGGC gTATTTGTATTCATTGTTTCGGGATACGCCGAGTAGAGATTTGTCAGCgatgttttcttttcttcatccgTCCACGTACAAGCTCAATGATGAATTTAATGATTATGTTGTGCAAAGGCTGAAAGACGGAGTTCTTCGCATGAACTTTTTGCCTTTTAACTACAA TTTGCATTGGATATTGATTGTGTTTTGGGAGTCAGAAATTTTCATCCTTAATCCATTGCCTCATTATCCACATCCCCAGGACCTTGAAAAGGCTTTAATGCG AGCAGTGAGATCTTTTAATGCCCAGGAAGGACGGGTAAACAAGAATCCCAAAGTTAAAAACGTTCTA GGCTGCCCTAAACAACCAGGCGGTACATAA